In one Marinomonas maritima genomic region, the following are encoded:
- a CDS encoding YhbY family RNA-binding protein, with protein MSITNAQKKQYRLIGHALNPVVMIAGNGLTETVLTEIDRALEDHELIKVRISIMDREVRSALIAEISKIMKCETVQTIGKVALFYRAALEANPKLSNLLR; from the coding sequence ATGAGCATTACAAACGCCCAAAAAAAGCAATATCGCCTAATTGGTCACGCACTTAACCCAGTGGTCATGATAGCAGGCAACGGCTTAACAGAAACCGTATTAACAGAAATTGACCGCGCACTTGAAGACCACGAACTCATTAAAGTACGCATCAGCATCATGGATCGTGAAGTCCGTAGCGCACTTATTGCAGAAATCAGCAAAATAATGAAATGCGAAACAGTTCAAACCATTGGCAAAGTCGCACTTTTTTACCGCGCAGCGTTAGAAGCAAACCCAAAACTGTCTAACCTACTACGCTAA
- a CDS encoding peptide chain release factor 3 produces the protein MADQNFLNEVSKRRTFAIISHPDAGKTTITEKLLLLGQLIQTAGSVKGRKGDKHATSDWMAMEKQRGISITSSVMQFPYKDCTVNLLDTPGHEDFSEDTYRTLTAVDSVLMIIDGAKGVEDRTIKLMEVCRLRDTPILTFINKMDRDIRDPIDLLDEVEAVLKIVAAPITWPIGMSHFFKGVYNLYTDTIHVFVRGRGHTLMDDIRIEGLQSDAAKELLGDDWDAYVDEIELVRGASHEFNLEAYLAGKLTPVFFGTALSNFGVREMLDGFVEWAPSPIDRETNGRTVPAVEEKFSGFIFKIQANMDPKHRDRIAFMRVCSGTYSRGMKMRHCRIGKDIKVTDAVSFTAGDREGVEEAFSGDIIGLHNHGTIQIGDTFTEGEDLKFTGIPHFAPELFRRVRLKDPMKMKALQKGLQQLSEEGSTQLFMPQRNNELIVGAVGQLQYEVVAYRLKDEYKVECIYEAVNVNTARWVECDDPKKFDEFKNKCRDNLAIDGGGHLTYLAPTRVNLMMAEEKWPQVRFRSTREH, from the coding sequence ATGGCAGACCAGAACTTTCTTAACGAAGTAAGTAAACGAAGAACTTTCGCGATCATATCGCACCCTGATGCGGGTAAAACAACCATCACCGAAAAGCTTTTGTTGCTTGGGCAACTTATTCAAACGGCAGGGTCTGTGAAGGGGCGTAAAGGTGATAAACACGCTACCTCTGACTGGATGGCGATGGAGAAGCAGCGCGGTATATCCATTACATCGTCAGTGATGCAGTTTCCTTATAAAGATTGCACGGTTAACTTGCTTGATACACCCGGGCACGAAGATTTCTCAGAAGACACCTACCGGACGTTAACGGCGGTTGACTCTGTGCTGATGATCATCGACGGCGCAAAAGGGGTAGAGGATCGCACCATTAAATTGATGGAGGTGTGTCGTTTGCGCGATACGCCGATTTTGACTTTCATTAATAAAATGGACCGCGATATTCGTGATCCAATTGATTTGTTGGATGAGGTGGAAGCGGTCTTAAAGATTGTGGCTGCGCCAATCACCTGGCCTATTGGTATGAGTCATTTCTTTAAAGGGGTATACAACCTTTATACGGATACGATTCACGTCTTTGTGCGTGGTCGAGGTCATACCTTAATGGATGATATTCGTATTGAAGGCTTACAATCTGATGCCGCCAAAGAATTGCTGGGTGATGATTGGGATGCGTATGTGGATGAAATTGAGTTGGTGCGTGGCGCTAGTCATGAGTTCAACCTAGAAGCGTATTTAGCGGGTAAATTGACCCCTGTGTTTTTTGGTACCGCACTGTCTAACTTCGGCGTTCGTGAAATGTTAGATGGCTTTGTTGAGTGGGCACCATCTCCCATTGACCGTGAAACAAACGGCCGTACCGTGCCAGCAGTAGAAGAGAAATTTTCTGGATTTATTTTTAAAATACAAGCCAATATGGATCCGAAACATCGTGATCGCATTGCCTTTATGAGGGTGTGTTCAGGAACGTATAGCCGTGGCATGAAAATGCGACATTGCCGTATTGGTAAGGATATCAAGGTCACTGATGCTGTTTCTTTCACAGCAGGTGATCGTGAAGGTGTTGAAGAGGCTTTTTCAGGCGATATTATTGGTTTACATAACCACGGCACCATCCAGATAGGCGACACTTTTACCGAAGGCGAAGATCTGAAATTTACGGGTATTCCTCACTTTGCGCCAGAGCTCTTTCGTCGCGTTCGCTTAAAAGACCCAATGAAGATGAAAGCATTACAAAAGGGGTTGCAGCAACTTTCTGAAGAAGGCTCGACCCAGCTATTTATGCCGCAGCGAAACAATGAGCTGATTGTTGGTGCGGTTGGTCAGTTGCAATACGAAGTGGTAGCCTATCGTTTGAAAGACGAATATAAAGTGGAATGTATTTACGAAGCGGTTAACGTTAATACAGCACGTTGGGTTGAATGTGATGACCCTAAGAAATTTGACGAATTTAAAAATAAGTGCCGAGATAATCTAGCGATTGATGGTGGTGGGCATTTAACGTATCTGGCACCAACGCGGGTGAATTTGATGATGGCAGAAGAGAAATGGCCTCAGGTTCGTTTCCGCTCGACGCGTGAACATTGA
- the rlmE gene encoding 23S rRNA (uridine(2552)-2'-O)-methyltransferase RlmE: protein MARSKSSNSWMKEHFDDPYVKKSQQDGYRSRASYKLMEINDKDKLFRPAMRVVDLGAAPGGWSQVAAKLVGDKGTVVASDILEMSPLAGVSFVQGDFTEQEVYEAILAEIGDEKADLVISDMAPNMSGNSSADQPQAMYLVELALDMAAQVLRPGGNFLVKVFQGEGFEEYLKTMRAQFDSVITRKPDASRARSREVYLLGRQYKG, encoded by the coding sequence GTGGCAAGATCAAAAAGTAGTAATAGTTGGATGAAGGAACATTTTGACGATCCGTATGTCAAAAAATCCCAACAAGATGGTTATCGCTCTAGGGCCAGTTATAAACTGATGGAGATTAACGATAAAGATAAATTGTTTAGACCTGCTATGCGTGTTGTTGACTTAGGTGCGGCGCCGGGTGGATGGTCTCAAGTGGCGGCGAAATTGGTGGGTGATAAGGGCACTGTTGTGGCCTCGGATATTTTGGAAATGTCACCTTTGGCTGGTGTAAGTTTTGTTCAAGGGGATTTTACTGAACAAGAAGTATACGAGGCAATCTTGGCTGAGATTGGAGATGAGAAAGCGGATCTTGTAATTTCAGATATGGCCCCCAATATGAGTGGTAACAGTTCTGCAGATCAGCCACAAGCCATGTATCTTGTAGAGCTTGCGTTGGACATGGCGGCTCAAGTGTTGCGTCCAGGTGGGAATTTTTTGGTGAAAGTGTTTCAGGGTGAAGGGTTTGAAGAATACCTCAAAACCATGCGGGCTCAATTTGATTCCGTTATAACGCGTAAGCCGGATGCGTCGCGAGCCAGAAGTCGCGAAGTTTACTTATTAGGAAGACAATATAAAGGTTAA
- the ftsH gene encoding ATP-dependent zinc metalloprotease FtsH codes for MNDMMKNILLWLVIAAVLLTVFNNFNTTADTNRITYSEFVKEVQDGRIAKVVVEGYTISGTRTSGDTFDTVRPAAADPKIMDDLLTNNVVVEGRLPEQQSIWTQLLVASFPILLILAIFMFFMRQMQGGGGGKGGPMSFGKSKARLLPEDQIKTTFADVAGCDEAKEDTSELVDFLREPSKYQRLGGKIPRGILMCGPPGTGKTLLAKAIAGEAKVPFFTISGSDFVEMFVGVGASRVRDMFEQAKKHAPCIIFIDEIDAVGRNRGSGMGGGNDEREQTLNQLLVEMDGFEGNEGIIVIAATNRPDVLDPALLRPGRFDRQVQVGLPDIRGREQILKVHLRKVPCDDDVEPKNIARGTPGFSGADLANLVNEAALFAARSNRRLVNMEQLELAKDKILMGAERKTMVMSDKEKLNTAYHEAGHTIVGYLMPEHDPVYKVSIIPRGRALGVTMYLPEEDKYSVSKTGLESQVCSLYGGRIAEEIVHGFDGVSTGASNDIERATSIARNMVTKWGLSAKLGPFAYEEDDNNSGGYIAGPTGSKANYFSPETGKIIDAEVQDIISRCYVKATEILHEHRSKLEVMAEALMQYETIDAKQIKEIMDGKKPSAPEGWSDPGANSPKGDETESTDETSSSEVGSDDQDETPNQTPKPASE; via the coding sequence TTGAACGATATGATGAAAAATATACTGTTGTGGTTGGTGATTGCTGCTGTGCTACTGACAGTTTTTAATAATTTTAATACGACAGCTGATACCAATCGAATCACTTATTCTGAATTTGTGAAAGAGGTTCAGGATGGACGAATAGCGAAAGTCGTTGTTGAGGGCTATACCATTAGTGGTACCCGTACTAGCGGCGACACGTTTGATACGGTTCGTCCTGCCGCAGCAGACCCTAAAATAATGGATGATCTGCTTACTAATAATGTTGTTGTAGAGGGTCGTTTACCTGAACAGCAAAGTATTTGGACCCAATTGCTGGTCGCTAGTTTTCCTATTCTTCTTATTCTTGCGATTTTCATGTTTTTCATGCGCCAGATGCAGGGTGGCGGTGGCGGTAAAGGTGGACCAATGTCTTTTGGTAAGTCTAAAGCGCGTCTTTTACCAGAGGATCAGATTAAAACTACTTTTGCAGATGTCGCTGGTTGTGATGAAGCGAAAGAAGATACATCAGAGTTGGTGGACTTTCTTCGTGAGCCAAGTAAATATCAACGCCTAGGCGGTAAAATACCTCGCGGTATTTTGATGTGTGGTCCTCCGGGTACTGGTAAAACCTTGCTTGCTAAAGCGATCGCAGGTGAAGCGAAAGTGCCGTTTTTTACCATATCTGGTTCTGACTTCGTCGAAATGTTTGTTGGTGTGGGTGCGTCGCGTGTTCGTGATATGTTTGAACAAGCGAAAAAGCATGCGCCATGCATAATTTTCATTGATGAAATTGATGCGGTAGGTCGTAATCGTGGTTCCGGTATGGGCGGCGGTAATGATGAGCGTGAGCAAACGTTAAACCAACTGTTGGTTGAAATGGATGGTTTTGAAGGTAACGAAGGTATTATCGTTATTGCAGCGACTAACCGTCCAGATGTATTGGATCCGGCATTGTTGCGTCCTGGTCGTTTTGATCGTCAGGTACAAGTTGGTTTGCCGGATATTCGTGGTCGCGAACAGATTTTGAAGGTGCATTTGCGTAAAGTGCCTTGTGATGATGATGTTGAGCCAAAAAACATCGCTCGCGGTACGCCTGGTTTCTCTGGTGCGGATTTAGCTAACTTGGTTAACGAAGCTGCGTTATTTGCAGCGCGCTCAAATCGCCGTTTGGTGAATATGGAGCAGCTTGAACTGGCAAAAGATAAAATCCTCATGGGTGCCGAGCGCAAAACCATGGTGATGAGTGATAAAGAAAAATTAAACACGGCTTACCATGAAGCGGGTCATACTATTGTTGGTTACTTAATGCCAGAGCATGATCCTGTGTATAAAGTCTCTATTATTCCTCGTGGACGCGCTCTTGGTGTCACTATGTATTTGCCAGAAGAAGATAAATACAGCGTGAGTAAAACAGGGCTTGAGAGTCAGGTTTGTAGTCTTTATGGCGGTCGTATTGCGGAAGAGATTGTGCACGGTTTCGATGGTGTATCTACCGGAGCGTCAAATGATATTGAACGTGCTACGAGTATTGCTCGTAACATGGTAACTAAGTGGGGCTTGTCTGCGAAGCTTGGTCCATTTGCTTATGAAGAAGACGATAATAATAGTGGCGGTTATATTGCTGGGCCAACGGGCAGTAAAGCCAATTATTTCTCACCTGAAACAGGGAAAATAATTGACGCTGAAGTCCAAGATATTATTAGCCGTTGTTACGTGAAAGCGACAGAAATACTGCATGAACATCGCTCTAAGCTGGAAGTGATGGCTGAAGCTTTGATGCAGTATGAAACGATAGATGCTAAGCAAATCAAAGAGATTATGGATGGTAAAAAGCCTTCCGCGCCTGAAGGTTGGTCTGATCCAGGGGCTAACTCACCAAAAGGCGATGAAACTGAATCAACTGATGAGACGTCTTCATCAGAAGTGGGTTCGGATGATCAAGATGAAACTCCAAATCAAACACCTAAACCTGCGAGTGAATAA
- the erpA gene encoding iron-sulfur cluster insertion protein ErpA, with product MSMVESVDPIEFTESAAAKLQALIKEEENDRLMLRVYVTGGGCSGFQYGFTFDEEHQEDDTEVVRNGVTLVVDPLSFQYLVGSEVDYKENLEGSRFVVQNPNATSTCGCGASFSI from the coding sequence ATGAGCATGGTTGAATCGGTTGACCCTATCGAGTTTACAGAATCGGCAGCGGCGAAGTTGCAAGCTTTGATTAAAGAAGAAGAGAATGATCGACTTATGTTGCGTGTTTATGTGACAGGAGGTGGTTGCTCTGGTTTCCAGTATGGTTTTACCTTCGATGAAGAGCATCAAGAAGACGATACTGAAGTGGTGCGTAACGGAGTGACTTTGGTTGTTGATCCTTTGAGTTTTCAATACCTCGTTGGGTCAGAAGTGGACTATAAAGAAAACTTAGAAGGCTCGCGGTTTGTTGTGCAAAACCCTAATGCCACATCTACCTGTGGTTGTGGCGCGAGTTTCAGTATCTAG